One segment of Gordonia terrae DNA contains the following:
- a CDS encoding CPBP family intramembrane glutamic endopeptidase — protein sequence MALREYLKPSPHGIPVVTDRIERRGIIVELVIVGVLTFAFSALSAALALLEAQLAGGIGETTVALNPSRSDLDLIDAVRQVMSGLRLFAIAALGVYLLWRSGIGLARVGLGRWAPRRDVPAGLVLAAIIGLPGLALVAVARALGLNASLVPSQADTWWEWPVLVLIAIGNAAAEEIVVVAYFITRLRQLGASDGASLAASAILRGGYHLYQGFGAGVGNLVMGLVYGRFYQVSGRVWPLVIAHAVIDVVAFVGYGLLRDHLSWVG from the coding sequence ATGGCCTTGCGCGAGTACCTGAAGCCGTCCCCGCACGGCATACCGGTCGTCACCGACCGGATCGAACGACGCGGGATCATCGTCGAACTGGTCATCGTCGGCGTCCTGACCTTCGCGTTCTCGGCACTCTCCGCGGCGCTCGCCCTGCTCGAGGCACAGCTCGCCGGCGGCATCGGCGAGACAACCGTCGCCCTCAATCCCAGCCGCTCCGACCTCGACCTCATCGACGCCGTCCGGCAGGTCATGAGCGGACTCCGACTCTTCGCCATCGCCGCCCTGGGCGTGTACCTGTTGTGGCGCAGCGGAATCGGACTCGCGCGAGTCGGACTCGGCCGGTGGGCCCCGCGCCGCGACGTCCCCGCCGGTCTGGTTCTGGCCGCGATCATCGGCCTCCCCGGGCTGGCACTCGTCGCCGTCGCGCGCGCCCTCGGCCTCAACGCGAGCCTCGTGCCCAGCCAGGCCGACACCTGGTGGGAGTGGCCGGTTCTCGTGCTGATCGCGATCGGCAATGCCGCCGCCGAGGAGATCGTCGTGGTCGCGTACTTCATCACCCGGCTGCGTCAGCTCGGGGCGTCCGACGGCGCGTCGCTCGCCGCCAGCGCGATCCTCCGCGGCGGTTATCACCTGTACCAAGGCTTCGGTGCCGGCGTCGGCAACCTGGTCATGGGCCTCGTGTACGGCCGCTTCTATCAGGTCAGCGGTCGCGTGTGGCCTCTCGTCATCGCCCATGCGGTCATCGACGTGGTCGCCTTCGTCGGATACGGGCTGCTCCGGGACCACCTGTCGTGGGTCGGGTGA
- a CDS encoding septum formation family protein: protein MNAPDPDRSRPADADAPTAPASGRPAGGARRPGNFARNPVFVILGAIVVGAIVAGGIAFATGVFDDSGSVGGSNIGEGERLIENAFTKSVAGDCLDWPAGNPGQPVDVPCEQKHRFEVAGAIDTALIPGAEFGEDALWPGAERFAAIRDEQCPVMVDQYLDGRLDPQGRFAVGMMYPSQAQWDKGARQLRCGVQENGADGAPVQFSGRVADQNQSYVWPEGTCVGIDTETRAPTGFAVNCAEPHAFQTTGIVDLSVRFGDRMSNKPWPPTGAQNGYLGSICPVQAERFAGGRKPLDATTLNVQWSVLSEPSWLAGSRKVVCYLGLPDKRGGFATLVGDAKGGALLINGRAPVAPPEAPPGRALPTPVPLPPGIAPNPDEAPAPAG, encoded by the coding sequence ATGAACGCGCCCGACCCCGACCGCAGCCGCCCCGCCGATGCCGACGCGCCCACCGCGCCCGCATCCGGCCGACCGGCCGGTGGAGCCCGCCGACCAGGCAACTTCGCCCGCAATCCGGTCTTCGTGATCCTCGGCGCGATCGTCGTCGGCGCGATCGTGGCGGGCGGGATCGCCTTCGCGACGGGGGTCTTCGACGACAGCGGCAGCGTCGGCGGCAGCAACATCGGCGAAGGCGAACGGCTCATCGAGAACGCCTTCACCAAGTCGGTGGCGGGCGACTGCCTCGATTGGCCGGCCGGGAACCCCGGGCAGCCGGTCGACGTACCGTGCGAGCAGAAGCACCGCTTCGAGGTCGCGGGCGCCATCGACACCGCCTTGATCCCCGGCGCCGAGTTCGGCGAGGACGCTCTCTGGCCGGGTGCCGAGCGGTTCGCCGCGATCCGCGACGAGCAGTGCCCGGTGATGGTGGACCAGTATCTCGACGGGCGCCTCGACCCGCAGGGCCGCTTCGCGGTCGGCATGATGTACCCGTCACAGGCGCAGTGGGACAAGGGCGCGCGACAGTTGCGCTGCGGGGTCCAGGAGAACGGCGCCGACGGTGCGCCGGTCCAGTTCTCCGGCCGGGTGGCCGATCAGAACCAGTCCTACGTCTGGCCCGAGGGAACGTGCGTCGGTATCGACACCGAGACCCGCGCCCCGACCGGCTTCGCGGTGAACTGCGCTGAGCCCCACGCCTTCCAGACGACCGGGATCGTCGATCTGTCGGTCCGTTTCGGTGACCGGATGTCGAACAAGCCGTGGCCGCCGACCGGTGCACAGAACGGTTACCTCGGGTCGATCTGTCCGGTCCAGGCCGAACGGTTCGCCGGCGGGCGCAAGCCGCTCGACGCGACCACGCTCAATGTCCAGTGGTCGGTACTCAGCGAGCCGAGCTGGCTCGCCGGCAGCCGCAAGGTGGTGTGCTACCTGGGCCTCCCCGACAAGCGCGGCGGGTTCGCGACCCTCGTCGGCGACGCCAAGGGCGGCGCCCTGCTGATCAACGGGCGGGCACCGGTCGCGCCTCCGGAGGCTCCTCCGGGGCGTGCTCTACCCACCCCGGTGCCGCTTCCACCGGGGATCGCGCCCAACCCCGACGAAGCCCCGGCCCCGGCGGGCTGA
- a CDS encoding hemerythrin domain-containing protein produces the protein MSSDAIVILRDEHKEIRKLFRDFKSQGDNAVKTKGKIVDKIIEALTVHTYIENEVMYPEIRKRVPDLEDDILESYEEHHVADVLVVELAALSPDAERFDAKTTVLIENVEHHIEEEEDEWFPKVRDALSRKELREIGEEMLRRREKAPRRPSQPSALKKTVDAIIK, from the coding sequence ATGTCCTCAGACGCCATCGTCATCCTCCGGGATGAGCACAAAGAGATCCGCAAACTGTTCCGCGACTTCAAGTCGCAGGGCGACAACGCCGTCAAGACCAAGGGCAAGATCGTCGACAAGATCATCGAGGCCCTCACCGTGCACACGTACATCGAGAACGAGGTGATGTACCCGGAGATCCGCAAGCGCGTGCCCGACCTCGAGGACGACATCCTCGAGTCCTACGAGGAGCACCACGTCGCCGACGTCCTCGTCGTCGAGCTGGCCGCCCTCTCGCCGGACGCCGAGCGATTCGACGCCAAGACCACCGTCCTCATCGAGAACGTCGAGCACCACATCGAGGAGGAAGAGGACGAATGGTTCCCGAAGGTCCGAGACGCATTGAGCCGCAAGGAACTGCGCGAGATCGGTGAGGAGATGCTGCGCCGCCGGGAGAAGGCTCCGCGCCGGCCCTCGCAACCCTCGGCCCTGAAGAAGACGGTCGACGCCATCATCAAGTAG
- a CDS encoding DUF2470 domain-containing protein — MTRTTTDRPTDAEMIQTACRRVGSAILAVEGADATPIDVVHLFESQAFVLVPTDGDAMRIVDVAEGVPAMLEVTDWAPIDLRERVRSVIWLNGTLHEVPRDLERDLAIEIAAEHPDDGLLDIGHGASMLRLQVDTAVIASSDGAASVPATELADADPDPFWEHEGSWLEHLDSDHADIVGQLVRKLPADLRTGRVRPLGLDRFGIRFRIEGRDGDSDVRLPFARPVSDVFELSRALRNLAGCPFLNSMPD; from the coding sequence ATGACGAGAACGACGACCGACCGCCCGACGGATGCCGAGATGATCCAAACGGCCTGTCGTCGAGTCGGTTCCGCCATCCTCGCCGTCGAGGGCGCGGACGCCACCCCGATCGACGTCGTGCACCTCTTCGAGTCCCAGGCCTTCGTCCTCGTGCCCACCGACGGCGACGCGATGCGGATCGTCGACGTCGCCGAGGGCGTCCCCGCCATGCTGGAGGTCACCGACTGGGCGCCCATCGACCTGCGTGAGCGCGTCCGATCGGTGATCTGGCTGAACGGCACACTGCACGAGGTCCCGCGCGACCTCGAGCGCGACCTCGCCATCGAGATCGCGGCCGAGCATCCCGACGACGGACTCCTCGACATCGGGCACGGTGCGTCGATGCTCCGTCTGCAGGTCGACACCGCGGTCATCGCGTCCTCGGACGGAGCGGCCTCGGTCCCGGCCACCGAACTAGCCGACGCCGATCCCGACCCGTTCTGGGAGCACGAGGGCAGCTGGCTCGAGCACCTCGACTCCGATCACGCCGACATCGTCGGACAGCTGGTCCGCAAACTACCCGCCGACCTGCGCACCGGACGCGTGCGGCCGCTCGGCCTCGACCGCTTCGGCATCCGCTTCCGGATCGAGGGCCGCGACGGCGACTCCGACGTCCGACTCCCCTTCGCCCGCCCGGTCTCCGACGTGTTCGAACTGTCCCGCGCGCTCCGCAACCTCGCGGGCTGCCCGTTTCTGAACTCGATGCCCGACTGA
- a CDS encoding oxygenase MpaB family protein has protein sequence MTVDVPPGPATEPASLPFPRRHRAAESRGRRIGKLLKVYNHLREPDDDELAQLGRRLRTRDEPAATLVRAMRLPRGVDGRVTMRQFEQALAGDMPSDAPAALRDFFALVEKTPDWVDPDLCDRGAAVYRRFGQNANDVLLQLSLIGGYRFGGPADLLVATGGLTGNTVIRRLGETQTWAIAVGEPGGMARDGEGWRLTVHVRLMHALVNERYEHNGRWDIDQWGLPINQSDLAATLNLFSGALMMGVRALGVPVSRDDSRALMHLWKYVGWLIGVDDDWLFDSERDQHQLSYAVLLTQHDVTDAGAALTTAIVDAQSRLHYRLFPRVAARYTRARLVSMLQGFLGVRGMRDLGLRPALPWAFGLAWVRNTLTYQVIARTPVGPRYLEWTGARARRRALFRHFGPDAPEIGSLAER, from the coding sequence ATGACTGTCGATGTGCCGCCCGGCCCGGCCACCGAGCCGGCGAGCCTCCCCTTCCCGCGACGGCATCGGGCCGCCGAGTCCCGCGGCCGACGCATCGGCAAACTCCTGAAGGTCTACAACCACCTTCGCGAACCCGATGACGACGAGCTCGCGCAGCTCGGACGCCGGTTGCGCACACGGGACGAACCCGCCGCGACGCTGGTCCGGGCCATGCGCCTGCCCCGAGGTGTGGACGGCCGGGTGACGATGCGCCAGTTCGAGCAGGCGCTCGCCGGCGACATGCCGTCCGACGCCCCGGCCGCGCTTCGTGACTTCTTCGCGCTGGTCGAGAAGACGCCCGACTGGGTCGATCCCGACCTCTGCGACCGCGGCGCCGCTGTCTACCGACGCTTCGGCCAGAACGCGAACGACGTCCTGCTGCAGCTCTCCCTGATCGGCGGCTACCGCTTCGGCGGACCCGCCGACCTGCTGGTCGCGACCGGCGGACTCACCGGGAACACCGTCATCCGACGACTCGGTGAGACACAGACCTGGGCCATCGCGGTCGGCGAGCCGGGTGGCATGGCACGCGACGGCGAGGGCTGGCGGCTCACCGTCCACGTGCGCCTGATGCATGCCCTGGTCAACGAGAGGTACGAACACAACGGTCGCTGGGACATCGACCAGTGGGGCCTGCCGATCAACCAGTCCGACCTTGCCGCCACCCTCAACCTGTTCAGCGGCGCCTTGATGATGGGCGTCCGTGCGCTCGGGGTCCCCGTGAGCCGCGACGACTCGCGTGCCCTGATGCACCTGTGGAAGTACGTCGGCTGGCTGATCGGCGTCGACGACGACTGGCTCTTCGACTCCGAACGCGACCAGCATCAGCTGAGTTACGCGGTCCTGCTGACGCAACACGACGTGACCGACGCCGGTGCGGCGCTCACCACCGCGATCGTCGACGCCCAGAGTCGCCTGCACTACCGGCTGTTCCCCCGCGTGGCCGCGCGCTACACCCGAGCGCGCCTGGTCAGCATGCTGCAGGGCTTCCTGGGGGTACGCGGCATGCGCGACCTCGGTCTGCGGCCGGCCCTGCCCTGGGCCTTCGGTCTCGCCTGGGTGCGCAACACGCTCACCTACCAGGTCATCGCGCGGACGCCGGTCGGCCCGCGCTATCTGGAATGGACCGGCGCTCGCGCACGGCGTCGTGCCCTCTTCCGCCACTTCGGCCCCGATGCACCGGAGATCGGGTCACTCGCGGAGCGCTGA
- a CDS encoding histidine phosphatase family protein gives MARLHLVRHGETTSNVMRRLDTALPGAALTDFGARQGVRFGLENAPEHHAVLLSSRALRARQTAELIGSVWDVETAPIDGVHEVQAGDLEDRTDRESYEVFQDIMHRWHDGDLDARIPGGESLAMVYDRYLPTVEDLADMYLTGPDQRDVFLVSHGAAIRLVAARLAGIDSRFAAATHLGNTGSIELEYSDGLWVCRRWGAATAPFEVVDEPLVDEPMG, from the coding sequence ATGGCGCGCCTGCACCTGGTCCGCCACGGCGAGACCACCTCGAACGTCATGCGCCGCCTCGACACCGCCCTGCCCGGTGCCGCACTCACCGATTTCGGTGCGCGGCAGGGCGTTCGGTTCGGCCTGGAGAACGCTCCGGAACACCACGCGGTGTTGCTCAGTTCGCGTGCACTCCGCGCACGCCAGACCGCCGAACTCATCGGCTCGGTGTGGGACGTGGAGACCGCGCCGATCGACGGTGTGCACGAGGTGCAGGCCGGCGATCTGGAGGATCGCACCGACCGCGAGTCCTATGAGGTCTTCCAGGACATCATGCACCGCTGGCACGACGGCGATCTCGACGCACGCATCCCGGGCGGCGAATCCCTGGCGATGGTCTACGACCGGTACCTGCCGACGGTCGAGGACCTGGCCGACATGTACCTCACCGGACCGGACCAGCGCGATGTGTTCCTGGTGAGTCACGGTGCGGCCATTCGCCTGGTCGCCGCACGGCTGGCCGGGATCGACTCCCGGTTCGCCGCGGCAACCCACCTGGGCAACACCGGTTCCATCGAACTGGAGTACTCCGACGGGCTGTGGGTGTGCCGGCGATGGGGTGCCGCGACGGCCCCGTTCGAGGTGGTCGACGAGCCGCTCGTCGACGAACCGATGGGCTGA
- a CDS encoding metallopeptidase family protein, whose amino-acid sequence MPVPMSDDEFDGLVSDALDTIPTDLTDAMNNVVILVEPSNPEEPGILGLYHGVALTMRTSDYGGFLPDTITIYRDPILAMCHSREEVVHEVAVTVVHEIAHHFGIDDDWLHANGWG is encoded by the coding sequence ATGCCCGTTCCGATGTCCGACGACGAGTTCGACGGGCTGGTCTCCGATGCCCTGGACACCATCCCGACCGATCTGACCGACGCGATGAACAACGTGGTCATCCTCGTCGAGCCGTCCAACCCCGAGGAGCCGGGCATCCTCGGTCTGTATCACGGTGTGGCACTGACGATGCGGACCAGCGACTACGGCGGTTTCTTGCCGGACACCATCACCATCTACCGCGATCCCATCCTCGCGATGTGTCACTCGCGGGAGGAGGTCGTGCACGAGGTCGCGGTCACCGTCGTCCACGAGATCGCGCACCACTTCGGCATCGACGACGACTGGCTGCACGCCAACGGCTGGGGGTAG
- a CDS encoding PaaX family transcriptional regulator C-terminal domain-containing protein: MPGRVEIPKLTARSVILSALLGLDSPDASITGIVAMATDLGLRESTVRVALTRLVAAGDLERTNGRCRLSPRLLERQQRQDHALHPARRDWDGMWDLAVVTVGSESSTERALLRDTLQKARLGEIREGVWARPANLDLEFSPDLRRRLNLFRAAPEEASTDLASRLFTPSAWASSADELLDALAAAPGIANRFEIAAAIVRHILRDPLLPGELLPEPWPGDRLRDAYEEFRNELTGLAARHMASDRG, translated from the coding sequence GTGCCCGGACGCGTGGAGATTCCCAAGCTCACGGCGCGTTCGGTCATTCTCAGTGCGCTGCTCGGACTCGATTCGCCCGATGCGTCGATCACCGGGATCGTGGCGATGGCCACCGACCTCGGTCTGCGCGAATCGACCGTCCGCGTGGCCCTCACGCGACTGGTCGCCGCGGGAGATCTGGAACGCACGAACGGTCGCTGCCGGCTCTCGCCGCGGCTCCTCGAACGACAGCAACGACAGGACCACGCACTGCATCCGGCGCGGCGCGACTGGGACGGGATGTGGGATCTCGCCGTCGTGACCGTCGGTTCCGAGAGTTCGACCGAACGTGCGCTCCTGCGCGACACACTGCAGAAAGCACGACTCGGCGAGATCCGGGAGGGCGTGTGGGCGCGTCCGGCCAATCTCGACCTCGAGTTCTCCCCGGACCTGCGCCGACGCCTGAACCTCTTCCGTGCAGCTCCCGAGGAGGCGTCGACGGACCTGGCTTCCCGCCTGTTCACACCGTCGGCCTGGGCATCGTCGGCCGATGAGTTGCTCGACGCGCTCGCGGCGGCGCCCGGCATCGCGAACCGCTTCGAGATCGCCGCAGCCATCGTGCGCCACATCCTGCGCGACCCGCTCCTGCCCGGCGAACTACTACCGGAGCCGTGGCCGGGCGATCGTCTCCGCGACGCGTACGAGGAGTTCCGCAACGAGCTCACCGGACTCGCCGCACGACACATGGCGTCCGACCGCGGGTGA
- a CDS encoding acyl-CoA dehydrogenase family protein has translation MSTHVVTNQVPELVDFDSADTPAIAEAVHRAGADHMLEELHRIGRLAGGAEALGWGDLAESRPPELRTHDRYGNRVDEVVYDPAYHHLMRTGIGLGLAGTAWSNPSPTAHFERAVKSSVWGQVDAGHGCPMSMTYGVVPALRANAELAELYEPLLVSTTYEPGLRSPLSKAGLTAGMSMTEKQGGSDVRANTTTAVAQSDGSYRITGHKWFTSAPMCDVFLVLAQAPGGLSCFFVPRVLPDGTRNTFQLQRLKAKLGNHSNASSEVEYDDTVGWLVGDEGRGVATIIEMVNMTRLDCTLGSATGMRVGVAQAAHHATHRRAFGAALVDQPLMRNVLADLAIESEGATMTALWLAELTDRAVAGDQRADALRRISLAVSKYHVCKRAPIHAAESLECLGGNGYVEESRMPRLYREAPLMSIWEGSGNVAALDVLRAMVKQPDTVTAFLDEIDRAAGADRRLDAAAADLRREFDDLDEMQYRARRVVGRMAQLLQASLLVRNGHPAVADAFVVSRLGNDRGDVFGTLPTGVDTASIIERVIPKTVQENTHG, from the coding sequence ATGTCCACCCATGTCGTCACCAATCAGGTCCCCGAACTCGTCGACTTCGACTCCGCGGACACCCCGGCCATCGCCGAGGCGGTCCATCGCGCGGGCGCCGACCACATGCTCGAGGAGTTGCACCGGATCGGCCGGCTGGCCGGGGGCGCCGAGGCGCTCGGTTGGGGCGATCTCGCCGAGTCCCGCCCCCCGGAGCTGCGGACCCATGACCGGTACGGCAACCGGGTGGACGAGGTCGTGTACGACCCCGCCTACCACCACCTCATGCGGACGGGCATCGGCCTCGGCCTCGCCGGAACCGCGTGGTCGAACCCGAGCCCGACAGCGCATTTCGAGCGAGCCGTGAAGTCGAGCGTGTGGGGACAGGTGGACGCCGGACACGGATGTCCGATGTCGATGACCTACGGGGTGGTGCCTGCCCTGCGCGCCAACGCCGAGCTCGCCGAACTCTATGAACCGCTTCTGGTCTCGACGACGTATGAGCCCGGGCTCCGGAGCCCGCTGTCGAAGGCGGGACTGACGGCCGGGATGTCGATGACGGAGAAGCAGGGCGGGTCCGATGTCCGCGCGAACACGACGACCGCAGTCGCGCAGTCGGATGGCTCGTATCGCATCACCGGGCACAAGTGGTTCACCTCCGCGCCGATGTGCGATGTGTTCTTGGTGCTGGCACAAGCGCCGGGAGGTCTGTCGTGTTTCTTCGTACCGCGGGTGCTTCCCGACGGGACGCGCAACACCTTCCAGCTGCAGCGGCTGAAAGCCAAGTTGGGCAACCACTCCAACGCGAGCAGTGAAGTGGAGTACGACGACACCGTCGGATGGCTCGTCGGTGATGAGGGCCGCGGCGTGGCGACGATCATCGAGATGGTCAACATGACCCGCCTGGACTGCACCCTCGGGTCGGCGACCGGCATGCGGGTCGGCGTCGCCCAGGCCGCCCACCACGCCACCCACCGTCGGGCCTTCGGTGCCGCGCTCGTCGATCAGCCGTTGATGCGCAACGTCCTCGCCGATCTGGCGATCGAGTCGGAAGGCGCGACGATGACGGCGCTGTGGCTCGCGGAGTTGACCGACCGGGCCGTCGCGGGCGACCAACGGGCCGACGCCCTACGACGGATCTCGCTCGCGGTCAGCAAGTACCACGTGTGCAAGCGGGCGCCGATCCATGCCGCGGAGTCGCTGGAGTGCCTGGGCGGCAACGGATATGTGGAGGAGTCTCGGATGCCGAGGCTCTACCGGGAGGCCCCGCTCATGTCGATCTGGGAGGGGTCGGGCAACGTCGCCGCCCTGGACGTGCTGCGGGCGATGGTCAAACAACCGGACACGGTGACCGCGTTTCTCGACGAGATCGACCGCGCGGCAGGGGCCGACCGCCGCCTCGACGCCGCTGCGGCCGATCTGCGGCGCGAGTTCGATGACCTCGATGAGATGCAGTACCGAGCCCGCCGGGTGGTCGGCCGCATGGCCCAGCTCCTACAGGCCTCCCTGCTGGTGCGCAACGGGCACCCGGCCGTCGCCGATGCGTTCGTCGTGAGCCGCCTCGGCAACGACCGGGGTGATGTGTTCGGCACGTTGCCGACGGGGGTCGACACGGCGTCCATCATCGAACGCGTGATCCCGAAGACGGTGCAGGAGAACACACATGGTTGA
- the pheA gene encoding prephenate dehydratase, which yields MVPVIAYFGPPGTFTEMALDAVLAAHHDDTAGLDLSGEIERVAASSPAATIAMIRSGDAEYGCVPIESSLEGSVPATMDALVPSTSDAAIGRVQAFAETVLDISFAIAAVTPLPPDEVRTIAAYPVASAQVRRRVGELFPNAEFVISSSNAAAAQDAAAGRADAAVTTGLAASLSGLVVLADGVADARDATTRFLLLGRPGVPVPRTGADRTSVILDLSNEPGSLMAAMNEFASRGIDLTRIESRPQRDEAQGRSIAGRYRFFLDAVGHIDDAAVAEALAALHRRCERVVFLGSWPAVRTTGATPPDHTESLAWVDSMRRGGN from the coding sequence GTGGTGCCTGTGATCGCCTACTTCGGCCCGCCCGGAACCTTCACCGAAATGGCACTCGACGCGGTCCTCGCCGCACATCACGACGACACCGCCGGCCTCGACCTGTCCGGCGAGATCGAGCGTGTCGCCGCGTCGAGTCCCGCCGCCACCATCGCCATGATCCGCAGCGGTGATGCCGAGTACGGCTGCGTGCCGATCGAGAGCTCGCTCGAGGGTTCGGTGCCCGCGACGATGGACGCGCTGGTGCCGTCTACGAGCGACGCCGCCATCGGGCGCGTGCAGGCTTTCGCCGAGACCGTGCTGGACATCTCGTTCGCGATCGCCGCGGTCACGCCGCTGCCCCCGGACGAGGTCCGCACCATCGCCGCCTATCCCGTTGCGTCCGCGCAGGTGCGTCGTCGGGTGGGTGAGCTTTTCCCGAATGCCGAGTTCGTGATCTCGAGCTCCAATGCCGCTGCCGCGCAGGACGCCGCGGCGGGCAGGGCGGATGCCGCGGTCACGACCGGACTCGCGGCGAGCCTGTCCGGGCTGGTGGTGCTCGCCGACGGCGTCGCCGACGCGCGGGACGCGACCACAAGGTTCCTTCTGCTCGGTCGGCCCGGGGTCCCAGTGCCCCGAACCGGCGCCGACCGGACGTCGGTCATCCTCGACCTGTCGAACGAGCCGGGCAGCCTGATGGCGGCGATGAACGAATTCGCCTCGCGCGGAATCGACCTCACCCGTATCGAATCGCGCCCACAGCGCGACGAGGCACAGGGGCGCAGCATCGCCGGACGGTACCGGTTCTTCCTCGACGCCGTCGGTCACATCGACGACGCCGCCGTCGCCGAAGCGCTTGCCGCCCTGCATCGCCGGTGTGAGCGCGTGGTGTTCCTCGGGTCGTGGCCCGCGGTGCGCACCACCGGCGCCACGCCGCCCGATCACACCGAGTCGCTCGCCTGGGTCGACTCGATGCGCCGAGGAGGCAACTGA
- a CDS encoding APC family permease, producing MTDKHVAEAGDSEETGTGAGADGGHTPLRRAITGKLLFLFILGDVLGAGIYALVGEVAGEVGGAIWVPLALALALAMLTAASYAELVTKYPRAGGAAVFARHAYRHPLVSFLVGFCMLAAGVTSAAGLALAFAGDYLQVFLDVPTTVAALVFLLAVAALNARGIRESLSANVVMTVVEVSGLVLVVVLAGIVLGRGDGEPQRVLEFTDETTPALAVLGAALLAYYSFVGFETSANMAEEVRDVRRVYPKALFGALLTAGVVYVLVGLAVSVVAPPERLVESSGPLLEVVSIADVGIPDQLYSLIALIAVANGALLTMIMASRLTFGMARDGLLPGALAKVLPGRRTPWTAIVATTAVAMILSATGTVAALAETVVLLLLFVFVSTNVAVLVLRRDRTDTDHFRTPTIVPILAVVSCIVLMTQQSASTWLRAGILIVVGLVLYLLARVTGSGGRPVAEDGRDDAERLT from the coding sequence ATGACCGACAAACATGTCGCCGAAGCGGGCGACTCCGAGGAGACCGGGACCGGCGCCGGGGCCGACGGTGGGCACACCCCGCTGCGGCGGGCCATCACCGGCAAGTTGCTGTTCCTGTTCATCCTGGGCGATGTCCTCGGCGCGGGTATCTACGCGCTCGTGGGCGAGGTCGCCGGTGAGGTCGGCGGCGCGATCTGGGTCCCGCTGGCGCTGGCCCTGGCGCTGGCGATGCTGACCGCGGCGTCGTATGCCGAACTCGTCACCAAGTACCCGCGGGCCGGCGGGGCCGCGGTGTTCGCGCGGCATGCCTACCGCCATCCGCTCGTCTCGTTCCTGGTCGGCTTCTGCATGCTGGCCGCCGGGGTGACGAGTGCCGCCGGACTCGCGCTCGCCTTCGCGGGCGACTACCTGCAGGTCTTCCTCGACGTTCCGACCACCGTGGCGGCTCTGGTGTTCCTGCTCGCGGTCGCGGCGCTCAACGCCCGCGGGATCAGAGAGTCCCTGAGCGCGAACGTGGTGATGACCGTCGTGGAGGTCTCCGGGCTCGTCCTCGTCGTCGTGCTGGCCGGCATCGTCCTCGGTCGTGGTGACGGAGAGCCGCAGCGGGTGCTGGAGTTCACCGACGAGACCACACCGGCGCTGGCCGTTCTCGGTGCGGCATTGCTCGCCTACTACTCGTTCGTCGGCTTCGAGACCTCGGCCAACATGGCCGAAGAGGTCCGTGACGTGCGGCGGGTGTATCCGAAGGCGCTGTTCGGTGCACTGCTCACGGCCGGCGTCGTGTACGTGCTCGTCGGCCTCGCGGTGTCGGTGGTCGCACCACCCGAGCGGCTGGTGGAGTCGTCGGGGCCGCTGCTGGAGGTCGTCTCGATCGCCGACGTCGGGATACCCGACCAGCTGTACTCCCTGATCGCGCTGATCGCTGTCGCGAACGGTGCGTTGCTCACGATGATCATGGCGTCGCGCCTGACCTTCGGCATGGCACGGGACGGGCTGCTCCCGGGTGCACTGGCAAAGGTGCTGCCCGGTCGTCGCACGCCGTGGACGGCGATCGTGGCCACGACCGCGGTCGCAATGATCCTCTCGGCGACGGGCACGGTCGCGGCGCTCGCCGAGACGGTGGTGCTCCTGCTGCTGTTCGTCTTCGTCAGCACCAACGTCGCCGTGCTCGTGCTGCGCCGCGATCGCACGGACACCGACCACTTTCGGACCCCGACGATCGTTCCGATACTCGCGGTGGTCTCCTGCATCGTGCTGATGACACAGCAGAGCGCGTCGACATGGCTGCGCGCAGGCATCCTGATCGTCGTCGGACTCGTGCTCTATCTGCTCGCGCGGGTCACCGGGTCGGGTGGACGGCCGGTCGCCGAGGATGGTCGCGATGACGCCGAGCGCCTCACCTGA